From one Geoalkalibacter halelectricus genomic stretch:
- the hemL gene encoding glutamate-1-semialdehyde 2,1-aminomutase, whose product MEHKQSAQLFAQAKQFIPGGVNSPVRAFKSVGCDPVFIRRAQGAHVFDVDGNAYIDYVGSWGPMILGHAHPKVIEAITKTAASGCSFGAPTPLETELAEMVCEAYPNMEKVRMVSSGTEATMSAIRLARGFTGRDKILKFDGCYHGHADSLLVKAGSGAATFGVPTSPGVPTDFAKHTLTATYNDLAEVQALVAANPGAIACIILEPVAGNMGCVLPQPGFLEGLRALCSAEGIVLIIDEVMTGFRLAYGGAQERFQIQGDLVCLGKIIGGGMPVGAFGGKAEIMDLLSPQGGVYQAGTLSGNPLAMSAGIATLKLLKEEGFYARIEEKSAYLEQGLRQAANHSKLPTCFQRLGGMFCTYFQQGPVENFAQAAASDTEAFGRFFRNLLDQGVYIAPSQFEAGFMSLAHSREDLDRTIEAAQRAFAAL is encoded by the coding sequence ATGGAACACAAGCAATCGGCACAGCTCTTCGCCCAGGCCAAACAGTTTATTCCCGGCGGCGTCAACAGTCCGGTGCGCGCCTTTAAATCCGTTGGCTGCGATCCCGTCTTCATTCGCCGCGCCCAGGGCGCTCACGTCTTTGACGTCGACGGCAACGCCTATATCGACTATGTCGGCTCCTGGGGACCGATGATCCTCGGCCACGCCCACCCCAAGGTCATTGAGGCCATCACCAAGACCGCCGCCTCGGGTTGCAGCTTCGGCGCCCCCACGCCCCTGGAAACCGAACTTGCGGAAATGGTCTGCGAAGCCTACCCCAACATGGAGAAGGTGCGCATGGTGTCCTCGGGGACCGAAGCGACCATGAGCGCCATTCGCCTGGCGCGGGGTTTCACCGGGCGCGACAAGATTCTCAAATTCGACGGCTGCTACCACGGCCATGCCGACAGCCTGCTGGTCAAGGCCGGCAGCGGTGCCGCCACCTTCGGCGTGCCGACCTCGCCTGGCGTGCCGACCGATTTCGCCAAACACACTCTCACCGCCACCTACAACGACCTTGCCGAGGTGCAGGCGCTGGTCGCGGCCAACCCCGGCGCCATCGCCTGCATCATTCTCGAACCGGTGGCCGGCAACATGGGCTGCGTCCTGCCCCAGCCCGGGTTTCTTGAGGGATTGCGCGCGCTGTGCTCGGCCGAGGGCATTGTGCTGATCATCGACGAGGTCATGACCGGCTTTCGCCTCGCCTACGGCGGCGCCCAGGAGCGCTTTCAGATCCAAGGCGACCTGGTCTGCCTGGGCAAGATCATCGGCGGTGGCATGCCCGTCGGCGCCTTCGGCGGCAAGGCGGAAATCATGGATTTACTCTCCCCGCAGGGCGGCGTATATCAGGCCGGCACCCTTTCGGGCAACCCCCTGGCCATGAGCGCCGGTATCGCCACCCTGAAGCTGCTCAAGGAGGAGGGCTTCTACGCACGGATCGAGGAAAAAAGCGCCTACCTGGAGCAGGGGCTGCGCCAGGCCGCCAACCACAGCAAACTGCCCACTTGCTTTCAGCGTCTGGGCGGGATGTTCTGCACCTATTTCCAGCAAGGGCCGGTGGAGAATTTCGCTCAGGCGGCGGCCAGCGATACCGAGGCCTTCGGGCGCTTCTTCCGCAACCTTCTCGACCAGGGTGTCTACATCGCGCCCTCGCAGTTCGAAGCCGGCTTTATGAGCCTGGCGCACTCCCGGGAGGATCTCGACCGCACCATCGAGGCGGCGCAGCGCGCCTTTGCCGCCCTCTGA
- a CDS encoding AtpZ/AtpI family protein, whose protein sequence is MAQKDRQLIKSLGFLSGIGISMVVATLIGLAMGYYLDKWLGTSPWLTLLFLLFGVIAGFRNIYILTDRELKRQQKNEDDSRQ, encoded by the coding sequence ATGGCCCAAAAAGACCGCCAACTCATTAAATCGCTGGGCTTTTTATCCGGCATCGGCATCTCCATGGTGGTCGCGACCCTCATCGGTCTGGCCATGGGCTACTACCTGGACAAATGGCTGGGCACCTCACCCTGGCTGACGCTTCTGTTTCTGCTGTTCGGCGTGATTGCCGGGTTTCGCAACATCTACATCCTCACCGACCGTGAACTCAAGCGACAGCAGAAAAACGAGGATGACAGCCGGCAGTGA
- a CDS encoding ATP synthase subunit I, whose amino-acid sequence MSDADREFLARVAWRNWIILLLLVGLSLFWRSTPLTTGVLAGGLLALAGFWWLHRGLQQILAQPSPQAARAFQVRYFLRLGALGIILYFLIARLGVHPVGLALGLSVVVINIFCTAIARIIRHR is encoded by the coding sequence GTGAGCGATGCGGATCGAGAATTTTTGGCACGCGTCGCCTGGCGCAACTGGATCATTCTGTTGCTGCTCGTCGGCCTGAGTCTTTTTTGGCGCTCCACGCCCCTGACCACCGGGGTGCTGGCCGGTGGCCTGCTGGCCCTGGCCGGGTTCTGGTGGCTGCACCGCGGCCTCCAGCAGATATTGGCGCAGCCGTCGCCCCAAGCGGCGCGGGCCTTTCAGGTGCGCTACTTTTTGCGCCTCGGGGCCCTGGGTATTATCCTGTATTTCCTCATCGCCCGCCTGGGTGTCCATCCCGTCGGATTGGCATTGGGGCTTTCGGTGGTGGTCATCAACATCTTCTGTACCGCGATTGCTCGAATTATCCGGCACAGGTGA
- the atpB gene encoding F0F1 ATP synthase subunit A — protein MIHPFLFLEWLADLVNLHVGEHVLYAWLAMALLVALAFAAGRNLKTIPQGLQNLMEVIIGAILDLMEQIMGPKGRTYLPLIATLALFILTCNLLGLVPSCFPATANVNTNLAMAATVVVLSHIVGFKEHGLHYLKHFVGPVWWLAPIMIPIEVIGHIARLVSLTLRLFGNMFGKEVVLMIFLTLVPFLLPVPMMMLGLLIAFIQTFVFTLLAMIYLAGALEEAH, from the coding sequence ATGATTCACCCGTTTCTATTTCTGGAGTGGCTGGCCGACCTGGTCAACCTGCATGTCGGTGAACACGTCCTGTATGCCTGGCTGGCCATGGCCCTGCTTGTGGCACTGGCCTTCGCCGCCGGACGCAATCTCAAGACCATTCCCCAGGGGCTACAGAACCTGATGGAGGTGATCATCGGCGCCATTCTCGACCTCATGGAGCAGATCATGGGGCCCAAGGGGCGCACCTACCTGCCCCTGATCGCTACCCTGGCGCTGTTCATTCTCACCTGCAATCTGCTCGGGCTGGTGCCGAGCTGCTTCCCCGCCACCGCCAACGTCAACACCAACCTGGCCATGGCCGCCACGGTGGTTGTGCTCTCGCACATCGTCGGCTTCAAGGAGCACGGGCTGCACTACCTCAAGCATTTCGTCGGACCGGTGTGGTGGCTGGCCCCCATCATGATCCCTATCGAGGTCATCGGCCACATCGCGCGTCTGGTCTCCCTCACCCTGCGTCTTTTCGGCAACATGTTCGGCAAGGAAGTCGTGCTCATGATTTTCTTGACCCTGGTACCGTTTCTGCTGCCGGTGCCGATGATGATGCTCGGGTTGCTTATCGCCTTCATCCAGACCTTCGTCTTCACCCTGCTGGCCATGATCTACCTGGCCGGCGCCCTGGAAGAAGCGCACTAA
- the atpE gene encoding ATP synthase F0 subunit C yields MDFFTWCMIAAGFSMALGSLGTGLGMGNAIRSAVEGVARNPGASGKVLTTLMIGLAMIESLAIYVFVVAMIILFANPFTEQVIALAGSL; encoded by the coding sequence ATGGATTTCTTTACTTGGTGCATGATCGCTGCAGGTTTCTCGATGGCTCTCGGTTCGCTGGGTACCGGTCTCGGTATGGGTAACGCCATCCGCAGCGCGGTCGAAGGCGTGGCCCGCAACCCCGGCGCCAGCGGCAAGGTTCTGACCACACTGATGATCGGTTTGGCCATGATCGAGTCCCTCGCCATCTACGTCTTCGTTGTGGCCATGATCATCCTGTTCGCCAACCCCTTCACCGAGCAGGTCATCGCCCTCGCCGGCAGCCTGTAA
- a CDS encoding cytochrome c3 family protein, translating into MLKLFSRFAVAVLLLLPLSLPAQADVHNGLAIDPMTCLECHDNVVSAETFAASVHGRNACTSCHTDITDLDAHMMGEQVPGPAQCVRCHKQETAEHFASVHMLVGIGCADCHHDIHSHQYWQGDKNIANDKCTECHWDSWEVYNESIHGQGVARGNMDSAACFDCHNLHRIEEVGDHEDFENRLFHTTVCLDCHADQDMMARNNVNTVAVSTFMSSYHGKTWRLGYPELVAGCADCHSSHGVLNHTDPRASTHQDNLVATCGACHPGATPLFVQFYSHGDMTDRENYPILYWTFVAMTSLLVSVFAVFWVHTLLWMFRGFVENREKRAALIRGEVPHHIPEAHKIYRRFNRLHIFLHLLVIISFLGLSLTGLPLKFAGQPWARLLMEFFGGAHNAALIHRWCAVITFVYFGASLVMSWNFLFVRKDIPGNPLQRLFGPDSLFPNLRDVRDVTGMFRWFLFLGPKPVFERWTYWEKFDFLAVFWGMIAIGGSGLMLWFPEFFGGFLPGWAFNVATIVHSDEALLATGFIFTVHFFNTHGRPEKFPMDFVIFNGEINKEEFIEERLDQWKRYEEMGITEQYVKEKPSGVLYDFILKTFGFIALFTGIGLVFLMIYAFMTTGFH; encoded by the coding sequence ATGTTGAAGTTATTTTCCAGGTTTGCCGTTGCGGTCCTACTGCTGTTGCCGTTGAGCCTGCCTGCCCAGGCCGACGTACATAACGGGCTCGCCATCGACCCCATGACCTGCCTTGAATGCCACGACAACGTGGTATCCGCGGAGACTTTCGCCGCCTCCGTGCATGGCCGCAACGCCTGCACCAGCTGCCACACCGACATCACCGACCTCGATGCCCACATGATGGGCGAGCAGGTGCCCGGCCCCGCCCAGTGCGTGCGCTGCCACAAGCAGGAGACCGCCGAACACTTCGCCTCGGTACACATGCTGGTCGGTATCGGCTGCGCCGACTGCCACCATGACATCCACAGCCACCAGTACTGGCAGGGCGACAAGAACATCGCCAACGACAAGTGCACCGAGTGCCACTGGGATTCTTGGGAAGTTTACAACGAATCGATTCACGGCCAGGGAGTCGCCCGAGGCAACATGGATTCGGCTGCCTGCTTCGACTGCCACAACCTGCATCGCATCGAGGAAGTGGGTGACCACGAGGATTTCGAGAACCGCCTGTTTCACACCACGGTCTGCCTGGATTGCCATGCCGACCAGGACATGATGGCGCGCAACAACGTCAACACGGTCGCCGTCTCCACCTTCATGAGCAGCTACCACGGAAAAACCTGGCGGCTCGGCTACCCCGAACTGGTTGCCGGCTGCGCCGACTGCCACAGCTCCCACGGGGTTCTCAATCATACCGATCCGCGCGCCAGCACCCACCAGGACAACCTGGTGGCCACCTGCGGGGCCTGTCATCCCGGCGCCACACCCCTGTTCGTGCAGTTCTACTCCCATGGCGACATGACCGACCGCGAGAATTATCCGATTCTCTACTGGACCTTCGTCGCCATGACCTCGCTGCTGGTTTCGGTCTTTGCCGTATTCTGGGTTCACACCCTGCTGTGGATGTTCCGCGGTTTCGTCGAAAATCGTGAGAAGCGCGCCGCCTTGATTCGCGGCGAGGTTCCGCACCATATTCCCGAGGCGCACAAGATCTATCGCCGCTTCAACCGCTTGCACATCTTCTTGCACCTGTTGGTCATCATCAGCTTCCTCGGCCTGTCCTTGACCGGTCTGCCCCTGAAATTCGCCGGGCAACCCTGGGCACGCCTGCTGATGGAATTCTTCGGCGGTGCCCACAATGCCGCCCTCATTCACCGCTGGTGCGCGGTCATCACCTTCGTCTACTTCGGCGCCTCGCTGGTGATGAGCTGGAACTTCCTGTTCGTGCGCAAGGACATCCCTGGCAACCCCCTGCAGCGCCTCTTCGGCCCGGATTCCTTGTTCCCCAACCTGCGTGACGTCCGCGATGTTACCGGCATGTTCCGCTGGTTCTTGTTCCTGGGCCCCAAACCGGTCTTCGAGCGCTGGACCTATTGGGAGAAATTCGACTTCCTGGCGGTTTTCTGGGGCATGATCGCCATTGGCGGCTCCGGTCTGATGCTGTGGTTCCCCGAATTCTTCGGCGGGTTCCTCCCCGGTTGGGCCTTCAACGTTGCGACCATCGTACACTCGGACGAGGCGCTGCTCGCCACCGGCTTCATCTTTACCGTGCACTTCTTCAATACCCACGGTCGCCCGGAGAAATTCCCCATGGACTTCGTCATTTTCAACGGCGAAATCAACAAGGAGGAATTCATCGAGGAACGCCTGGATCAGTGGAAACGCTACGAGGAGATGGGCATCACCGAGCAGTATGTCAAGGAGAAACCCTCCGGTGTGCTCTATGACTTCATCCTCAAGACCTTCGGCTTTATCGCCTTGTTCACCGGTATCGGCCTGGTCTTCCTGATGATCTACGCGTTCATGACCACCGGTTTTCACTAA
- a CDS encoding DUF2339 domain-containing protein, with the protein MNRNPSLEERVELLSAEVRRLSAQVEELRGQAPQRVPAPGRVAEDLNVHAEPEPADAFFSWVGRSALLQRVSAVCFLMVVALILRTLTDGGWLDVRIGSPAGMLYATLLMLFGWHLYRRPSPLAPVFAVCGALLMFLVVSETHARFTFLPSAFAYLLVIGTGVLMAIISHVSRAPLPILVGTLGMCIAGVAIDYPNPAYPGLVLLLFSANALGFVASRVRRCSWLRWTIFLVTAVLIQVWGYKIGLTLTGQAQPSGDLAKGWFFPSLVIFALGYVLAALYGILRPAGKKIARFDLALPVVAGVWAFSLTAYVADAWLGNLWGVVLLGASAAIAFFSLALWLGQRSGPEKVAATSFFLGGAVLGALVVGKVADAPLLAMAILVGAALGAAVISAQWRQGSLRLVSYLLQFYVCFELGRWLLADIARAPSLGTLLLAAVLGGAAFWHYRWCLRTPPPAESRFFSKLDDGNRLCVFLLLTALGHGFYFARGAYALMVADYAGEGLHGFMGMQSVLISVGAVLVMIWSLAREDREMRNLAVLITLFGAVKVFFLDLFGLSGQGIEGFPLVVSVFSFGVAIAIQSLVLGRWLRVGTPTPRTGEEKVSEQASASPATQR; encoded by the coding sequence ATGAACCGCAATCCATCCTTGGAAGAACGCGTGGAATTGCTCAGCGCCGAGGTTCGCAGGCTCAGTGCCCAGGTCGAGGAACTTCGGGGACAAGCACCGCAGCGCGTGCCTGCGCCTGGGCGTGTCGCTGAGGATCTGAACGTTCATGCAGAGCCGGAACCCGCGGATGCCTTTTTTTCTTGGGTGGGGCGTTCGGCCCTGTTGCAGCGGGTCTCAGCGGTCTGCTTTCTGATGGTGGTCGCGCTGATCCTGCGCACCCTGACCGATGGCGGTTGGCTCGACGTCCGCATCGGTTCGCCGGCCGGAATGCTTTACGCCACCCTGCTGATGCTGTTCGGCTGGCACCTGTATCGCCGCCCCAGTCCCCTGGCGCCTGTGTTTGCCGTCTGTGGTGCGCTGCTGATGTTTTTGGTGGTGAGTGAAACCCACGCGCGCTTTACTTTCCTGCCGAGCGCCTTTGCCTACTTACTGGTGATCGGTACCGGAGTGCTGATGGCCATCATCAGCCATGTCTCGCGTGCGCCTCTGCCGATACTGGTCGGAACCCTGGGCATGTGCATCGCTGGGGTGGCCATCGACTATCCCAATCCCGCTTATCCGGGTTTGGTTCTGCTGCTCTTTTCGGCCAATGCCCTCGGGTTCGTCGCGTCGCGCGTTCGGCGCTGCTCCTGGCTGCGCTGGACTATTTTCCTGGTGACCGCTGTGCTGATCCAGGTCTGGGGGTATAAGATCGGCCTGACCCTCACCGGCCAAGCCCAGCCTTCTGGTGACTTGGCAAAGGGCTGGTTTTTTCCCTCCCTGGTGATCTTTGCCCTGGGTTATGTGCTGGCTGCTCTCTACGGCATTTTGCGACCTGCCGGAAAAAAGATCGCACGCTTTGATTTGGCGCTGCCGGTCGTGGCGGGTGTGTGGGCTTTTTCGCTGACCGCCTATGTGGCTGATGCCTGGTTGGGCAATCTCTGGGGTGTGGTGCTTCTGGGGGCTTCGGCCGCCATTGCCTTTTTCTCCCTGGCCTTGTGGCTCGGACAGCGCTCGGGTCCGGAGAAGGTCGCGGCGACCAGCTTTTTCCTGGGTGGCGCGGTTCTCGGCGCGCTGGTGGTGGGCAAGGTGGCGGATGCCCCTCTGCTTGCCATGGCTATCCTTGTTGGAGCGGCTCTTGGGGCCGCCGTCATCTCGGCTCAGTGGCGCCAGGGATCCTTGAGGCTCGTGTCTTACCTTCTGCAGTTCTATGTTTGCTTCGAACTGGGCCGCTGGTTGCTGGCGGATATTGCCCGCGCGCCTTCTCTTGGGACTTTGCTCCTGGCTGCAGTGCTTGGGGGCGCGGCTTTTTGGCATTATCGCTGGTGCCTGCGCACTCCCCCACCCGCGGAGTCGCGGTTTTTCTCGAAGCTTGATGACGGCAATCGCTTGTGCGTGTTTCTCCTGCTGACTGCTCTCGGCCATGGGTTTTATTTTGCCCGAGGCGCCTACGCTTTGATGGTTGCGGATTATGCCGGGGAAGGCCTGCACGGCTTCATGGGGATGCAGTCGGTGTTGATCAGTGTTGGCGCGGTACTGGTCATGATCTGGTCCCTGGCGCGCGAGGATCGGGAAATGCGCAATCTTGCCGTGCTCATCACTTTGTTCGGCGCCGTTAAGGTCTTTTTCCTCGATCTGTTTGGGCTTTCGGGCCAGGGCATCGAGGGCTTTCCTTTGGTTGTGAGCGTTTTTTCCTTTGGGGTGGCCATTGCAATTCAGTCGCTGGTTCTGGGGCGCTGGTTGCGGGTCGGAACACCCACTCCGCGGACAGGGGAGGAAAAGGTTTCAGAGCAAGCGTCTGCTTCTCCGGCTACGCAGCGTTAA